In Paraburkholderia flava, one genomic interval encodes:
- a CDS encoding DUF2147 domain-containing protein, whose translation MTHFTQRARSMVLGTAKHAAVAGALLVCAVAAMAQTDTPVGTWQTIDDNTHQPKALVQITQDADGSLSGKVIKGLGPNDQPDRRCTACTDARKDQLILGMTIINGMKKDGDGWDNGQILDPENGKLYKCKMHLDENGQKLVVRGYIGISLLGRSQTWNRQQ comes from the coding sequence ATGACGCATTTCACCCAGCGCGCCCGTTCGATGGTGCTCGGCACCGCAAAACACGCCGCGGTAGCGGGCGCCCTGCTCGTCTGCGCGGTCGCTGCGATGGCACAGACCGATACCCCCGTCGGCACGTGGCAAACCATCGACGACAACACCCATCAGCCGAAAGCACTCGTGCAGATCACGCAGGACGCGGACGGCTCGCTGTCCGGCAAGGTGATCAAGGGCCTGGGCCCGAACGATCAACCCGATCGCCGCTGCACCGCCTGCACCGACGCGCGCAAGGACCAGCTGATTCTCGGCATGACGATCATCAACGGGATGAAGAAGGACGGCGACGGCTGGGACAACGGCCAGATCCTCGACCCGGAAAACGGCAAACTCTACAAGTGCAAGATGCACCTCGACGAAAATGGCCAGAAGCTGGTCGTGCGCGGGTATATCGGCATCTCGCTGCTCGGCCGTTCGCAGACGTGGAATCGCCAGCAGTAG
- a CDS encoding transposase, producing MSPHRDMTDEEWLRVAPLIPELRPRRDMRGRPLANTRSVLNGVLWVIYSSATWSSMPRRYPPYQTCHRRFKLWLQSGVLQRVLETLFGVASHGLLHTVSARTRRRVPRKDATGVQSGSDIEARNVPALSLSVPAIVVPASLPAPLPLVTALPTM from the coding sequence ATGAGTCCGCATCGAGATATGACCGACGAAGAATGGCTGCGCGTGGCCCCGCTGATTCCCGAACTGCGGCCGAGACGTGACATGCGTGGCAGGCCGCTCGCGAATACGCGCTCGGTGCTCAACGGCGTGCTGTGGGTGATCTATAGCAGCGCGACGTGGTCGTCGATGCCGCGCCGGTATCCGCCGTACCAGACGTGTCATCGGCGCTTCAAGCTGTGGTTGCAATCGGGCGTGCTGCAGCGGGTACTGGAGACGCTGTTCGGCGTCGCGAGCCATGGGTTGCTGCATACGGTGAGCGCGCGCACGCGGCGGCGTGTTCCGCGTAAAGATGCGACAGGTGTGCAATCGGGCAGTGACATCGAAGCGCGTAATGTGCCGGCTCTTTCGTTATCCGTACCGGCTATCGTAGTGCCCGCGTCCTTACCGGCACCGCTACCTTTAGTGACCGCGTTACCGACGATGTGA
- the zapE gene encoding cell division protein ZapE encodes MNVTEYYENELQTRGYQSDPAQRAAVDRLQRCYDEWSEYKSRRSNAFKKLIIHPDLPRGIYMWGGVGRGKSFLMDSFFTIVPIQRKTRLHFHEFMREVHRELEELKGQADPLDELARRVAKRYRLICFDEFHVSDIADAMILYRLLDRLFNNGVQFVMTSNYDPDTLYPDGLHRDRVLPAIELIKTKLDVINVDAGVDYRQRTLAQVEIYHTPLGAASDKALRDAFARLAAVPDESPLLRIEKRELKALRRADGVVWFDFATLCGGPRSQNDYLELASRFHAVILSGVPQMTPRMQSEARRFTWLIDVFYDHKVKLLMSAAVPPEQLYVEGPMANEFTRTVSRIVEMQSKEYLDAPRRLVDTSLT; translated from the coding sequence ATGAACGTCACCGAATACTACGAAAACGAACTGCAGACACGGGGCTACCAGTCGGACCCGGCGCAACGCGCGGCGGTCGACCGTCTGCAGCGGTGCTACGACGAATGGAGCGAGTACAAGTCGCGCCGCTCGAACGCGTTCAAGAAGCTGATCATTCATCCGGATCTGCCGCGCGGGATCTACATGTGGGGCGGCGTCGGACGCGGCAAGAGCTTCCTGATGGACAGCTTCTTCACGATCGTGCCGATCCAGCGCAAGACGCGGCTGCATTTTCACGAATTCATGCGCGAGGTACATCGCGAACTCGAAGAGCTGAAAGGGCAGGCCGATCCGCTCGACGAACTCGCGCGCCGTGTCGCGAAGCGCTACCGGCTGATCTGCTTCGACGAATTCCACGTGTCGGACATCGCGGATGCGATGATCCTGTATCGCTTGCTCGACCGGCTGTTCAACAACGGCGTGCAGTTCGTGATGACGTCCAACTACGATCCGGACACGCTGTATCCGGACGGGTTGCATCGCGACCGCGTGCTGCCCGCGATCGAGCTCATCAAGACGAAGCTCGACGTGATCAACGTCGACGCGGGCGTCGACTACCGGCAGCGCACGCTTGCGCAGGTCGAGATCTATCACACGCCACTCGGCGCAGCGTCCGACAAGGCGTTGCGCGACGCGTTCGCGCGGCTCGCCGCGGTACCTGACGAAAGCCCGCTGTTGCGTATCGAGAAGCGCGAACTGAAAGCGCTACGGCGTGCCGACGGTGTCGTGTGGTTCGACTTCGCGACGCTGTGCGGCGGTCCGCGCTCGCAGAACGACTATCTCGAGCTGGCGAGCCGCTTCCACGCGGTGATCCTGTCGGGCGTGCCGCAGATGACACCGCGGATGCAATCCGAAGCGCGCCGCTTCACGTGGCTCATCGACGTGTTCTACGACCACAAGGTCAAGCTGCTGATGTCGGCTGCTGTGCCGCCCGAGCAACTCTATGTGGAAGGTCCGATGGCGAATGAATTCACGCGGACCGTTTCGCGGATCGTCGAGATGCAGTCGAAGGAATATCTGGACGCGCCACGGCGTCTCGTCGATACGTCGCTCACGTAA
- the lpdA gene encoding dihydrolipoyl dehydrogenase: MSKEFDVVVIGAGPGGYIAAIRAAQLGKSVACIEKWKNPAGTLKLGGTCLNVGCIPSKALLASSEEFENASHHLADHGISVENVQVDIAKMMGRKDGIVEKMTKGIEFLFRKNKITWLKGHGKFTGRTDAGVQIEVSGEGDTEVVTAKNVIIATGSKARHLPNIPVDNKIVADNEGALSFESTPKKLAVIGAGVIGLELGSVWRRLGADVTVLEALPEFLGAADQSLAKEAAKQFKKQGLDIHVGVKVGEVKTSDKGVSIAYTDKDGNAQTLDADRLIVSIGRVPNTDNLGLEAIGLKANERGFIDVDDHCATSVPNVYAIGDVVRGPMLAHKAEDEGVLVAEVIDGQKPHIDYNCIPWVIYTEPEIAWVGKTEQQLKAEGREVKTGQFPFMANGRALGINKADGFVKMIADAKTDELLGVHIISANASDLIAEAVVAMEFKAASEDIGRICHPHPSLSEVMREAALAVDKRALNM, from the coding sequence ATGTCCAAAGAATTTGACGTCGTCGTGATCGGCGCCGGCCCCGGCGGCTATATCGCGGCGATTCGCGCTGCGCAGCTCGGCAAGAGCGTCGCGTGTATCGAGAAATGGAAGAACCCGGCCGGCACGCTGAAGCTCGGCGGCACCTGCCTGAACGTCGGCTGCATTCCGTCGAAGGCGCTGCTCGCTTCGTCGGAAGAGTTCGAGAATGCATCGCACCACCTCGCCGACCACGGCATCAGCGTCGAGAATGTGCAGGTCGACATCGCGAAGATGATGGGTCGCAAGGACGGCATCGTCGAGAAGATGACGAAGGGTATCGAGTTCCTGTTCCGCAAGAACAAGATCACGTGGCTGAAGGGCCATGGCAAGTTCACCGGCCGCACCGACGCCGGCGTGCAGATCGAAGTGAGCGGCGAGGGCGATACCGAAGTCGTCACCGCGAAGAACGTGATCATCGCGACGGGTTCGAAGGCGCGTCATCTGCCGAACATTCCGGTCGACAACAAGATCGTCGCCGACAACGAAGGCGCACTGAGCTTCGAATCGACGCCGAAGAAACTCGCCGTGATCGGCGCCGGCGTGATCGGCCTCGAACTCGGTTCGGTGTGGCGCCGCCTCGGTGCCGACGTGACCGTGCTCGAAGCGCTGCCGGAATTCCTCGGCGCGGCGGACCAGTCGCTCGCGAAGGAAGCCGCGAAGCAGTTCAAGAAGCAGGGCCTCGACATTCACGTCGGCGTGAAGGTCGGCGAAGTGAAGACGTCGGACAAGGGCGTGTCGATCGCGTACACGGACAAGGACGGCAACGCGCAGACGCTCGACGCCGATCGCCTGATCGTGTCGATCGGCCGCGTGCCGAACACCGACAACCTCGGCCTCGAAGCGATCGGTCTGAAGGCGAACGAACGCGGCTTCATCGACGTCGACGACCACTGCGCGACGAGCGTGCCGAACGTGTACGCGATCGGCGACGTGGTGCGTGGCCCGATGCTCGCGCACAAGGCGGAAGACGAAGGCGTGCTGGTCGCGGAAGTGATCGACGGCCAGAAGCCGCACATCGACTACAACTGCATTCCGTGGGTGATCTACACCGAACCGGAAATCGCGTGGGTCGGCAAGACGGAACAGCAGCTGAAGGCCGAGGGCCGCGAAGTGAAGACGGGCCAGTTCCCGTTCATGGCGAACGGCCGCGCACTCGGCATCAATAAGGCGGACGGTTTCGTCAAGATGATCGCCGATGCGAAGACCGACGAGCTGCTCGGCGTGCACATCATCTCGGCGAACGCGTCCGATCTGATCGCCGAAGCCGTGGTCGCGATGGAGTTCAAGGCGGCGTCGGAAGACATCGGCCGGATCTGCCACCCGCACCCGTCGCTGTCCGAGGTGATGCGCGAAGCCGCGCTCGCCGTCGACAAACGCGCGCTGAACATGTAA
- the odhB gene encoding 2-oxoglutarate dehydrogenase complex dihydrolipoyllysine-residue succinyltransferase, producing the protein MAIVEVKVPQLSESVSEATMLTWKKKPGEAVAQDEILIELETDKVVLEVPAPSAGVLAQIVRNDGDTVVADEVIAKIDTEGKAGAAAVEAEVKPAPESTPAATQHPAAQAAAAGASTAASPAATKLMAEQNLSSGDVAGTGRDGRITKGDVLGAGQAPAAKAAPAAAPAAPKAAKPSLPDVKAPASADAWLNNRPEQRVPMSRLRARIAERLLESQQTNAILTTFNEVNMAPVMDLRNKYKDKFEKEHGVKLGFMSFFVKAAVHALKKFPLVNASIDGNDIVYHGYFDIGIAVGSPRGLVVPILRNADQMSLADIEKKIAEFGQKAKDGKLSIEEMTGGTFSISNGGVFGSMLSTPIINPPQSAILGVHATKERAVVENGQIVIRPMNYLAMSYDHRIIDGREAVLSLVAMKDALEDPARLLLDL; encoded by the coding sequence ATGGCTATTGTTGAAGTCAAAGTCCCCCAGCTGTCCGAGTCGGTTTCGGAAGCCACCATGCTGACGTGGAAGAAGAAGCCGGGCGAAGCTGTCGCCCAGGACGAAATCCTCATCGAACTCGAAACCGACAAGGTCGTGCTCGAAGTGCCGGCACCGTCGGCAGGCGTGCTCGCGCAGATCGTGCGCAACGACGGCGATACCGTTGTTGCCGATGAAGTGATCGCGAAGATCGATACGGAAGGCAAGGCAGGCGCAGCGGCTGTCGAAGCCGAAGTGAAGCCGGCACCCGAGTCGACTCCGGCCGCGACGCAGCATCCGGCGGCGCAGGCTGCTGCAGCCGGTGCAAGCACGGCGGCATCGCCGGCGGCGACGAAGCTGATGGCCGAGCAGAACCTGTCGTCGGGCGACGTCGCCGGCACCGGCCGCGACGGTCGCATCACGAAGGGCGACGTGCTGGGCGCAGGTCAGGCACCGGCCGCAAAGGCCGCACCCGCAGCGGCACCGGCTGCACCGAAGGCTGCAAAGCCGTCGCTGCCGGACGTCAAGGCGCCCGCATCGGCCGACGCATGGCTGAACAACCGCCCGGAACAACGCGTGCCGATGTCGCGTCTGCGTGCGCGTATCGCCGAGCGTCTGCTCGAGTCGCAGCAAACCAACGCCATCCTCACGACGTTCAACGAAGTGAACATGGCGCCGGTGATGGATCTGCGCAACAAGTACAAGGACAAGTTCGAGAAGGAACATGGCGTGAAGCTCGGCTTCATGTCGTTCTTCGTGAAGGCGGCCGTCCATGCGCTGAAGAAATTCCCGCTCGTCAACGCGTCGATCGACGGTAACGACATCGTCTATCACGGCTACTTCGACATCGGTATCGCCGTCGGTTCGCCGCGCGGCCTCGTCGTGCCGATCCTGCGCAACGCGGATCAGATGAGCCTCGCCGACATCGAGAAGAAGATCGCCGAATTCGGCCAGAAGGCGAAGGACGGCAAGCTGTCGATCGAAGAAATGACCGGCGGTACGTTCTCGATCTCGAATGGCGGTGTGTTCGGCTCGATGCTGTCGACGCCGATCATCAACCCGCCGCAATCGGCGATCCTCGGCGTGCATGCGACGAAGGAACGCGCAGTGGTCGAGAACGGCCAGATCGTGATCCGCCCGATGAACTATCTGGCGATGTCCTACGACCACCGGATCATCGACGGCCGCGAAGCGGTGCTGTCGCTCGTCGCGATGAAGGATGCGCTCGAAGATCCGGCGCGTCTGCTGCTCGATCTGTAA
- a CDS encoding 2-oxoglutarate dehydrogenase E1 component, protein MMKQLQLNSYLFGGNAPYVEELYEAYLDNPASVPENWRSYFDALQNVPASDGTSANDVAHGPIVESFAQRAKANAFLPRAGAGGEDLTTARKQVYVQSLIGAYRFLGSQWANLDPLKRRERPNIPELEPAFYDFTEADMDQTFNTTNLYFGFEQASLRDIVKALRDTYCGTIGAEYMYLSDPEQKRWWKEKLESIRSTPNFSADKKKHILNRLTASEGLERFLHTKYVGQKRFSLEGGESFIASMDEVVRHAGANGVQEIVIGMAHRGRLNVLVNTLGKMPADLFAEFEGKHVDDLPAGDVKYHKGFSSDIATEGGPVHLSLAFNPSHLEIVNPVVEGSAKARMDRRGDENGLQVLPVQIHGDAAFAGQGVVMETLNLAQTRGYGTHGTLHIVINNQIGFTTSDPRDARSTLYCTDVVKMIEAPVLHVNGDDPEAVVLATQLAIDYRMQFHKDVVVDIICFRKLGHNEQDTPAVTQPLMYKTIAKHPGTRALYAEKLVQQGVITAEDADEYVKAYRRAMDEGHHTVDPVLSNYKSKYAVDWVPFLNRKWTDAADTAVPLAELKRLAERITTIPENFKVHPLVERVINDRRAMGRGESKLDWGMGEHLAFASLVASGYAVRLTGQDSGRGTFTHRHSVLHDQNRERWNDGTYVPLQNIAEGQAKFTVIDSVLSEEAVLGFEYGYSTAEPNTFVAWEAQFGDFVNGAQVVIDQFISSGEVKWGRVSGLTMLLPHGYEGQGPEHSSARIERFLQLCADHNMQVVQPTTPAQVFHLLRRQMIRLFRKPLIVFTPKSLLRHKEAVSDLSELAKGSFQPVLGETDEAIDAKKVKRVVACSGRVYYDLVAHRREAKANDVAIVRIEQLYPFAHKQFETEMKKYDNATEVVWVQDEPQNQGPWFYIEHHLKEGMKDGQKLAYSGRPASASPAVGYYAKHYEQQKALIEGAFGRLKSASIAK, encoded by the coding sequence ATGATGAAGCAACTCCAGCTGAACTCGTATCTGTTCGGCGGCAATGCTCCGTACGTTGAAGAACTGTACGAAGCGTATCTCGACAATCCGGCGTCAGTGCCCGAGAACTGGCGCAGCTATTTCGACGCGTTGCAGAACGTCCCTGCATCGGATGGCACCAGTGCCAACGACGTGGCCCATGGCCCGATCGTCGAATCGTTTGCCCAGCGCGCGAAAGCCAATGCTTTCCTGCCACGTGCCGGAGCCGGCGGTGAAGACCTCACCACCGCGCGCAAGCAGGTGTATGTGCAGTCCCTCATCGGCGCCTATCGCTTCCTCGGCTCGCAATGGGCCAATCTCGATCCCCTGAAGCGCCGCGAACGTCCGAATATCCCCGAGCTCGAACCTGCGTTCTACGACTTCACCGAAGCCGACATGGACCAGACGTTCAACACGACGAACCTGTACTTCGGTTTCGAACAGGCGTCGCTGCGGGACATCGTCAAGGCATTGCGCGACACGTACTGCGGCACGATCGGTGCCGAGTACATGTACCTGAGCGATCCGGAACAGAAGCGCTGGTGGAAGGAAAAGCTCGAGTCGATCCGCTCGACGCCGAATTTCTCCGCCGACAAGAAAAAGCACATCCTGAACCGCCTGACCGCGTCCGAAGGTCTCGAGCGCTTCCTGCATACCAAGTACGTCGGCCAGAAGCGCTTCTCGCTTGAAGGCGGCGAAAGCTTCATCGCGTCGATGGACGAAGTCGTCCGTCATGCAGGTGCGAACGGCGTGCAGGAAATCGTCATCGGCATGGCCCACCGCGGCCGTCTGAACGTGCTCGTGAATACGCTCGGCAAGATGCCCGCCGATCTGTTCGCCGAATTCGAAGGCAAGCACGTCGACGATCTGCCGGCCGGCGACGTGAAGTACCACAAGGGCTTCTCGTCGGACATCGCGACCGAAGGCGGTCCGGTTCACCTGTCGCTCGCATTCAACCCGTCGCACCTCGAAATCGTGAACCCGGTGGTCGAAGGGTCGGCGAAGGCGCGGATGGACCGTCGCGGCGACGAGAACGGCCTGCAAGTGCTGCCGGTGCAGATCCACGGCGACGCGGCCTTCGCGGGTCAGGGCGTCGTGATGGAAACGCTGAACCTCGCGCAGACGCGCGGCTACGGCACGCACGGCACGCTGCACATCGTCATCAACAACCAGATCGGCTTCACGACGTCGGACCCGCGCGATGCGCGCTCCACGCTGTATTGCACCGACGTTGTGAAGATGATCGAAGCGCCGGTGCTGCACGTGAACGGCGACGATCCCGAAGCCGTGGTGCTGGCGACGCAGCTCGCGATCGACTACCGGATGCAGTTCCACAAGGATGTCGTCGTCGACATCATCTGCTTCCGCAAGCTGGGCCACAACGAGCAGGACACGCCGGCGGTCACGCAGCCGCTGATGTACAAGACCATTGCGAAGCACCCGGGCACCCGCGCGCTGTACGCGGAAAAGCTCGTGCAGCAAGGCGTGATCACCGCTGAAGACGCGGACGAATACGTGAAGGCGTACCGCCGCGCAATGGACGAAGGTCACCACACGGTCGATCCGGTCCTGTCGAACTACAAGAGCAAGTACGCAGTCGACTGGGTGCCGTTCCTGAACCGCAAGTGGACCGACGCCGCCGATACGGCCGTGCCGCTCGCCGAACTGAAGCGCCTCGCCGAACGCATCACGACGATCCCCGAGAACTTCAAGGTCCACCCGCTCGTCGAGCGCGTGATCAACGATCGTCGCGCGATGGGTCGCGGCGAATCGAAGCTCGACTGGGGCATGGGCGAGCATCTCGCGTTCGCGTCGCTGGTCGCTTCCGGTTACGCGGTTCGTCTGACCGGCCAGGACTCGGGCCGCGGCACGTTCACGCACCGTCACTCGGTGCTGCACGACCAGAATCGCGAGCGCTGGAACGACGGCACGTACGTGCCGCTGCAGAACATCGCGGAAGGCCAGGCAAAGTTCACGGTGATCGACTCGGTGCTGTCCGAAGAAGCGGTGCTCGGTTTCGAGTACGGCTACTCCACTGCAGAACCGAACACGTTCGTCGCGTGGGAAGCGCAGTTCGGTGACTTCGTGAACGGCGCGCAGGTCGTGATCGACCAGTTCATCTCGTCGGGCGAAGTGAAGTGGGGCCGCGTGTCGGGCCTCACGATGCTGCTGCCGCACGGTTACGAAGGTCAGGGTCCGGAGCACTCGTCGGCGCGTATCGAACGCTTCCTGCAGCTGTGCGCGGATCACAACATGCAGGTCGTGCAACCCACGACGCCTGCACAGGTCTTCCACCTGCTGCGTCGCCAGATGATCCGCCTGTTCCGCAAGCCGCTGATCGTCTTCACGCCGAAGTCGCTGCTGCGTCACAAGGAAGCCGTGTCGGATCTGTCGGAACTCGCGAAGGGTTCGTTCCAGCCGGTGCTCGGCGAGACCGACGAAGCGATCGACGCGAAGAAGGTGAAGCGTGTGGTCGCGTGTTCGGGTCGCGTGTATTACGACCTCGTCGCGCATCGCCGCGAAGCGAAGGCGAACGACGTCGCGATCGTGCGTATCGAGCAGTTGTATCCGTTCGCGCACAAGCAGTTCGAAACCGAAATGAAGAAGTACGACAACGCGACCGAAGTGGTCTGGGTGCAGGACGAGCCGCAGAATCAAGGCCCGTGGTTCTACATCGAGCACCACCTGAAGGAAGGCATGAAGGACGGACAGAAGCTGGCATACAGCGGTCGTCCGGCATCGGCCTCGCCGGCGGTCGGCTACTACGCGAAGCACTACGAGCAGCAGAAGGCGCTGATCGAAGGTGCGTTCGGGCGTCTGAAGAGCGCATCGATCGCGAAATAA
- the typA gene encoding translational GTPase TypA has protein sequence MTRALRNIAIIAHVDHGKTTLVDQLLRQSGTFRENQQIAERVMDSNDIEKERGITILAKNCAVTYEGTHINIVDTPGHADFGGEVERVLSMVDSVLLLIDAVEGPMPQTRFVTKKALALGLKPIVVVNKIDRPGARIDWVINQTFDLFDKLGATEEQLDFPVVYASGLNGYADLDPSVREGTMRPLFEAILEHVPVRPADPEGPLQLQITSLDYSTYVGRIGVGRITRGRVKPGQQVVIRFGPEGEILSRKINQVLSFEGLERVQVEQAEAGDIVLINGIEEVGIGATICAPEAPEALPMITVDEPTLTMNFLVNSSPLAGKEGKFVTSRQIRDRLMKELNHNVALRVKETGDETVFEVSGRGELHLTILIENMRREGYEMAVSRPRVVLHEVDGVKHEPYELLTVDVEDTHQGGVMEELGRRKGEMLDMASDARGRTRLEYRIPARGLIGFQGEFLTLTRGTGLMSHVFDEYAPVREGSLGERRNGVLISQDDGAAVAYALWKLQDRGRMFVKPGDALYEGMIIGIHSRDNDLVVNPIKGKQLTNVRASGTDEAVRLVPAIQMSLEYAVEFIDEDELVEVTPQSIRLRKRHLKEHERRRASREAAVD, from the coding sequence ATGACCCGCGCCCTTCGCAACATCGCCATCATCGCTCACGTCGACCACGGCAAAACTACGCTCGTCGACCAGCTTCTTCGCCAGTCCGGCACCTTCCGCGAGAATCAGCAGATTGCTGAACGCGTGATGGATTCGAACGACATCGAAAAAGAGCGTGGCATCACCATCCTCGCCAAGAACTGTGCCGTCACGTACGAAGGCACGCACATCAACATCGTCGACACGCCGGGCCACGCGGACTTCGGCGGCGAGGTGGAGCGCGTGCTGTCGATGGTCGACTCGGTGCTGCTGCTCATCGACGCGGTCGAAGGCCCGATGCCGCAAACCCGCTTCGTTACGAAGAAGGCGCTGGCGCTCGGCCTGAAGCCGATCGTCGTCGTGAACAAGATCGACCGGCCGGGCGCGCGGATCGACTGGGTGATCAACCAGACATTCGACCTGTTCGACAAGCTCGGCGCGACCGAAGAGCAGCTCGACTTCCCGGTCGTCTACGCGTCGGGCCTGAACGGTTATGCCGATCTCGATCCGAGCGTGCGCGAAGGCACGATGCGTCCGCTGTTCGAGGCAATTCTCGAACACGTGCCGGTGCGTCCGGCCGATCCGGAAGGTCCGCTGCAACTGCAGATCACGTCGCTGGATTATTCGACCTACGTCGGCCGGATCGGCGTCGGCCGCATCACGCGTGGCCGTGTCAAGCCGGGTCAGCAGGTCGTGATCCGCTTTGGTCCGGAAGGCGAAATCCTGAGCCGCAAGATCAACCAGGTGCTGTCGTTCGAGGGCCTCGAGCGCGTGCAGGTCGAGCAGGCCGAAGCCGGCGACATCGTGCTGATCAACGGTATCGAGGAAGTCGGTATCGGCGCGACGATCTGCGCGCCGGAAGCGCCGGAAGCGCTGCCGATGATCACCGTCGACGAACCCACGCTGACGATGAACTTCCTCGTCAACTCGTCGCCGCTCGCGGGCAAGGAAGGCAAGTTCGTGACGAGCCGCCAGATCCGCGACCGTCTGATGAAAGAGCTGAACCACAATGTGGCGCTGCGCGTGAAGGAAACCGGCGACGAAACCGTGTTCGAAGTGTCGGGCCGCGGCGAACTGCACCTGACCATCCTGATCGAAAACATGCGCCGCGAGGGCTACGAAATGGCCGTGTCGCGGCCGCGCGTGGTCCTTCATGAAGTCGACGGCGTGAAGCACGAGCCGTACGAACTGCTGACCGTCGACGTCGAAGACACCCATCAGGGTGGCGTGATGGAAGAACTCGGTCGCCGCAAGGGCGAAATGCTCGACATGGCGTCGGATGCACGTGGTCGCACGCGTCTCGAGTACCGTATTCCGGCGCGTGGCCTGATCGGCTTCCAGGGCGAATTCCTGACGCTCACGCGTGGTACCGGTCTGATGAGTCACGTGTTCGACGAGTACGCGCCGGTTCGCGAAGGCTCGCTCGGCGAGCGCCGCAACGGCGTGCTGATCTCGCAGGACGACGGCGCCGCCGTCGCCTACGCACTGTGGAAGCTGCAGGATCGCGGCCGCATGTTCGTGAAGCCGGGCGATGCGCTGTACGAAGGGATGATCATCGGCATTCACAGCCGCGACAACGACCTCGTCGTGAACCCGATCAAGGGCAAGCAGCTGACTAACGTGCGCGCGTCGGGTACCGACGAAGCGGTGCGTCTCGTGCCGGCGATCCAGATGTCGCTCGAATACGCGGTCGAATTCATCGACGAAGACGAACTCGTCGAAGTCACGCCGCAATCGATCCGTCTGCGCAAGCGTCACCTGAAGGAACACGAGCGCCGTCGCGCGAGCCGCGAAGCTGCGGTCGACTGA
- a CDS encoding MarR family winged helix-turn-helix transcriptional regulator — MTDPSPPLPPEISEYQLGESVGYLIARVRSTISNMVSQRTMAELGITSTQGSILFMVASGKCLLAAELAREYGIDASAVTRLVDRLEKRGLLTRVRSSEDRRVVRLALTTEGQDIAVRMPAIFQGVLDNVLGGFTPEETGFLKSMLRRILVNSGEHMGLTRDTASSSDNKS; from the coding sequence ATGACCGATCCGTCCCCTCCGCTCCCGCCGGAGATCAGCGAGTACCAGCTGGGCGAAAGCGTCGGCTACCTGATTGCACGCGTCCGCTCGACGATATCGAACATGGTGTCGCAACGCACGATGGCTGAACTGGGCATCACCAGTACGCAAGGCAGCATCCTGTTCATGGTGGCGAGCGGAAAGTGTCTGCTGGCGGCTGAACTGGCGCGTGAATACGGGATCGACGCGAGCGCGGTCACGCGGCTTGTCGACCGGCTGGAGAAGCGCGGCCTGCTTACGCGGGTGCGCAGCTCCGAAGACCGGCGGGTCGTGCGCCTCGCGCTCACTACCGAGGGCCAGGATATCGCCGTACGCATGCCAGCCATCTTTCAGGGCGTGCTGGACAACGTGCTCGGGGGCTTCACGCCCGAAGAAACAGGATTTCTCAAAAGCATGCTGCGCCGGATTCTCGTCAACAGCGGCGAACACATGGGCTTAACCCGTGATACGGCAAGCAGTTCGGACAATAAGTCGTAG